One Terriglobales bacterium genomic window carries:
- a CDS encoding DUF3592 domain-containing protein has protein sequence MDSFGYIPYAVAGIAVVAFVAAYFGYRRRKTPEQLERERRYRLNAVGRITDGTVIDACELAANGKGGPVQVLIYQYDVAGVQYEASQDVTYIRQLVDIHTCKVGLQASVKYDPQNPGDSIVVSESWSGLHSGTKWNRKSGITSAP, from the coding sequence ATGGACAGTTTTGGTTACATTCCCTATGCCGTGGCCGGAATTGCAGTGGTGGCCTTCGTCGCCGCCTACTTTGGGTACCGGCGGCGGAAGACTCCCGAACAACTGGAAAGAGAGCGCCGCTACAGGCTCAACGCCGTTGGCCGCATAACAGACGGCACAGTTATCGATGCCTGCGAACTGGCTGCCAACGGCAAAGGCGGTCCGGTTCAGGTTTTGATTTACCAGTACGACGTTGCTGGCGTGCAGTATGAAGCTTCTCAGGACGTCACCTACATAAGGCAGCTGGTAGATATCCACACCTGCAAAGTAGGGCTGCAGGCGTCGGTGAAGTATGACCCGCAAAACCCAGGGGATTCCATCGTGGTCTCTGAATCCTGGTCTGGCCTGCATAGCGGCACCAAGTGGAACCGCAAAAGCGGGATTACCTCCGCCCCGTAG
- a CDS encoding cytochrome c biogenesis protein CcdA — protein sequence MSGAPLPIAAFVAGLLSFLSPCVLPLVPGYVSLISGASIENLSTREERVLRTVMLNSLMFIVGFSLVFIALGAVASSLGQLTHRFYPLLTRVAGIIIIIFGLHLTGIWKIKAFYADKRMHGVQGSSSAWGSFLVGFAFAFGWTPCIGPILATILAIAASEDTVLKGVMLLAVYSAGLAVPFLLTSLGVDLFLAFYGRFRRHLHTVEVVSGVLLIAIGVLILTRHLTMLSGYLAFLNRFAL from the coding sequence ATGTCAGGTGCACCTCTTCCCATAGCTGCCTTCGTGGCAGGGCTGTTGTCCTTTCTGTCGCCGTGCGTGCTGCCGCTGGTGCCCGGGTACGTGTCGCTGATCTCGGGAGCCAGTATTGAGAACCTGAGCACCCGGGAAGAGAGAGTGCTGCGCACGGTGATGCTGAACTCCCTGATGTTTATCGTGGGGTTCAGCCTGGTGTTCATCGCGCTGGGGGCGGTTGCCTCTTCGCTCGGGCAGCTTACCCACCGCTTTTATCCTCTGCTGACGCGGGTCGCAGGAATCATCATCATTATTTTTGGTCTGCACCTCACCGGCATTTGGAAAATCAAGGCTTTCTATGCCGATAAGCGGATGCATGGCGTTCAGGGCAGCAGTTCGGCCTGGGGATCCTTCCTGGTGGGATTTGCCTTTGCCTTCGGCTGGACGCCGTGCATCGGGCCGATCCTGGCTACCATACTGGCGATTGCCGCCAGCGAGGATACGGTGCTCAAGGGAGTGATGCTGCTGGCGGTGTATTCTGCCGGACTTGCTGTGCCATTTCTGCTGACATCGCTCGGGGTTGACCTTTTTCTCGCCTTCTATGGCAGGTTCCGGCGCCATTTGCACACCGTTGAGGTAGTAAGCGGGGTGTTATTGATTGCCATCGGGGTATTAATCCTGACACGGCATCTGACCATGCTCTCGGGTTACCTGGCGTTCTTGAATCGCTTTGCGCTTTAA
- a CDS encoding protein-disulfide reductase DsbD domain-containing protein, whose amino-acid sequence MNRVSQKRNRSRAGLIPAFLCLMALAVPSWTQDPAIPTGQPKVTLAPIKTINVVQGRSSPLQISFRVLPGYHINSNKPTSQLLIPTALHLDLPTDVSVGKLTYPEGHIQTFPFAPDEKLSVYAGNFEITGLVNAAQSTPKGHYRVHGQLKYQACDNRVCYPPGVVPVTFDVLVGTGKVKTVRKNPGQSPHVHQ is encoded by the coding sequence ATGAACAGAGTCTCGCAGAAGAGAAATCGCTCCCGGGCGGGCTTAATTCCCGCCTTTCTTTGTCTGATGGCCCTGGCCGTCCCCAGTTGGACTCAGGACCCTGCCATTCCCACCGGACAGCCAAAAGTCACGCTGGCCCCCATCAAGACCATCAACGTTGTCCAGGGGCGTTCGTCGCCGCTGCAAATCAGCTTTCGAGTGTTGCCCGGCTATCACATCAATTCCAACAAGCCCACCTCACAGCTTCTGATCCCCACGGCACTCCATCTGGATCTGCCCACCGACGTCTCAGTGGGCAAGCTCACCTACCCTGAAGGCCACATTCAGACCTTTCCCTTTGCTCCCGACGAGAAGCTCAGTGTCTATGCCGGTAATTTTGAGATTACAGGGCTGGTGAATGCGGCACAGTCCACCCCCAAGGGTCACTATCGCGTGCACGGCCAGCTGAAATATCAAGCCTGTGATAACCGCGTTTGTTACCCGCCAGGAGTGGTGCCGGTGACGTTTGACGTGCTGGTGGGGACCGGCAAGGTGAAGACCGTCCGCAAGAATCCCGGACAGAGTCCGCACGTACACCAATAG
- a CDS encoding FUSC family protein, which produces MQTQEIEKWIRGDNPPSIMHSARTAIAGVLSFLAARLFHMQEAYWAPIATFIVMQSTLGAALPVSVERLVGTVLGAFAGGLAAAYWPGNILVFGIGVFTLGLVCQLLRIVRAAYRYAGITLVIVMLVPRVHAPWLIAFHRFIEVSIGLVMGLVVTAVWPERDASTKS; this is translated from the coding sequence GTGCAAACCCAAGAGATTGAAAAATGGATTCGGGGCGACAACCCACCTTCGATTATGCATTCGGCACGCACTGCAATAGCAGGCGTCCTCTCCTTCCTGGCCGCCCGGTTGTTCCATATGCAGGAAGCCTACTGGGCTCCGATTGCAACTTTCATCGTCATGCAATCGACCCTGGGAGCTGCGCTGCCTGTTTCGGTGGAGCGCCTCGTTGGAACAGTCCTGGGTGCGTTTGCCGGCGGACTGGCGGCTGCTTATTGGCCCGGAAATATTCTGGTTTTCGGCATAGGCGTGTTCACGCTCGGGCTCGTTTGCCAACTGCTGCGCATAGTGAGAGCCGCCTATCGGTATGCCGGCATCACTCTAGTTATAGTCATGCTCGTGCCACGTGTACATGCCCCCTGGCTCATTGCCTTCCATCGCTTCATAGAGGTCTCGATTGGCCTGGTCATGGGTTTGGTAGTAACAGCAGTGTGGCCGGAACGGGATGCAAGCACGAAAAGCTAA
- a CDS encoding TlpA disulfide reductase family protein yields the protein MNRNVLVFIVVAIVVTGMLVAGKYLAKPREGSSGALGAQDPKGVLAPDFQLASVDGKQVKLSEYRGKAVLLNFWATWCPPCKIEIPWFVELQQQYAPEGLQVIGVAMDDGDSRDKVGKMVQELKMNYPVLLGNDHVADLYGGVEGLPLTFYIGRDGKIVKRVAGLAGHREVVENIQAALKQGQSTGSADNRPQRAQVGTAVAGGQ from the coding sequence GTGAATCGCAATGTTTTGGTTTTTATCGTCGTGGCGATAGTAGTTACCGGCATGCTCGTGGCGGGGAAATATCTGGCTAAACCGCGTGAGGGCTCTTCAGGCGCCTTGGGAGCGCAGGATCCCAAGGGCGTGTTGGCGCCCGATTTCCAGCTCGCCAGTGTGGATGGCAAGCAGGTGAAGCTCTCTGAGTATCGTGGCAAAGCGGTACTGCTTAACTTCTGGGCGACCTGGTGTCCGCCGTGCAAAATTGAGATCCCCTGGTTCGTGGAGCTGCAGCAGCAGTACGCCCCCGAAGGCCTGCAGGTGATCGGCGTCGCCATGGACGACGGCGATAGTCGCGATAAGGTCGGCAAGATGGTTCAGGAATTGAAGATGAATTACCCCGTGCTGTTGGGCAACGACCACGTGGCGGATCTCTACGGCGGGGTAGAAGGGTTGCCGCTGACGTTCTACATCGGCCGCGATGGGAAGATTGTCAAGCGAGTGGCCGGACTGGCTGGGCATCGTGAAGTGGTGGAGAACATTCAGGCTGCATTGAAGCAGGGGCAAAGCACAGGAAGCGCTGACAATCGTCCTCAGAGGGCCCAGGTCGGAACTGCGGTGGCCGGAGGCCAATGA